In the Mycolicibacterium chubuense NBB4 genome, one interval contains:
- a CDS encoding NDMA-dependent alcohol dehydrogenase: protein MKTRAAVLWGLEQKWEVEEVELDPPGPGEVLVRLTATGLCHSDEHLVTGDLPIPLPVVGGHEGAGTIVECGAGVEDLSEGDSVILTFLPSCGRCSYCARGMGNLCELGAALMMGPQIDGTYRFHARGEDVGQMCLLGTFSEYTVVPQASVVKIDGRIPLDRAALIGCGVTTGYGSAVRTGEVRAGDTVVVVGTGGIGMNAIQGARIAGALAIVAVDPVKFKREQASGFGATHTAASMDEAWSLVSDMTRGKLADVCILTTDVAEGSYTAEALALVGKRGRVVVTAIGHPDDSSISGSLLEMTLYEKQIRGALYGSSNAPHDIPRLVELYSAGLLKLDELVTREYSLDQINEGYQDMRSGKNIRGLVRF, encoded by the coding sequence ATGAAGACACGTGCCGCTGTTTTGTGGGGCTTGGAGCAGAAGTGGGAGGTCGAAGAAGTCGAGTTGGATCCGCCAGGTCCCGGGGAGGTCCTCGTGCGGCTGACGGCCACCGGCTTGTGCCATTCCGACGAACATCTGGTGACCGGCGACCTCCCGATCCCATTGCCGGTAGTAGGGGGCCATGAGGGTGCCGGCACAATCGTGGAGTGCGGCGCAGGGGTTGAGGATCTGTCCGAAGGTGATTCTGTCATCTTGACCTTCCTTCCCTCGTGTGGGCGCTGCTCGTACTGCGCGCGCGGCATGGGCAATCTCTGTGAGTTGGGAGCGGCGCTCATGATGGGCCCGCAGATCGACGGCACCTATCGCTTTCACGCACGAGGCGAGGACGTCGGGCAGATGTGTTTGCTCGGAACGTTTTCCGAGTACACCGTGGTGCCGCAGGCATCCGTGGTCAAGATTGACGGCCGAATCCCGCTGGATCGGGCAGCCTTGATCGGTTGCGGCGTCACGACGGGCTACGGATCTGCGGTGCGGACTGGGGAGGTGCGCGCCGGGGACACCGTCGTGGTAGTGGGAACAGGCGGGATCGGAATGAATGCGATTCAGGGCGCGCGAATCGCGGGGGCGCTAGCGATTGTGGCGGTCGATCCGGTGAAGTTCAAGCGAGAGCAAGCGAGCGGGTTCGGTGCGACGCACACCGCCGCCTCGATGGATGAAGCTTGGTCGCTGGTCAGCGATATGACGCGGGGCAAGCTGGCCGATGTCTGCATCCTCACCACTGATGTGGCTGAGGGCTCTTATACCGCCGAAGCGCTGGCCTTGGTCGGAAAGCGCGGACGCGTCGTGGTTACGGCCATCGGGCATCCCGACGATTCGTCGATCTCAGGGTCACTGCTGGAGATGACGCTTTACGAGAAGCAGATTCGTGGCGCTTTGTATGGCTCATCCAATGCGCCACACGATATTCCGCGGCTGGTCGAGCTTTACTCCGCGGGGCTGTTGAAGCTCGACGAGTTGGTCACCCGCGAATACTCCCTCGACCAAATCAATGAGGGCTACCAGGATATGCGTTCAGGAAAAAACATTCGCGGGCTCGTCCGGTTCTGA
- a CDS encoding BtrH N-terminal domain-containing protein: MASMVVPYRHDMGGHCGSGALRDLTEWAGIRWSDDTPDEGIVFALGGALDFSYVRSAHLRPPIYLVGRSADLEDEYLTRLGARFECRSTDDPDLGWKWVTEHIDAGTPVMVWTDIAELPYLRTRLSMSRHDVVIVGYDDDEELAFVVDNDRDTPQAVPYENLRKARASTGFPVPTRHTTYVVEWPGAAPDLGNAARSAFRRSADAMQGSFVSAPITEGSDCEIQVRGLSGVSTFVEDLKRWPEIFDDDTLDGALFALSAFIEKAGTGGGLFRDLQARGCRRIAEELSFEPAFRAAEAAKTASELWTAVAHTAYKRGADPRRRASGAASLAAQLPRAERRLAEALREAGNLLL; encoded by the coding sequence ATGGCATCGATGGTGGTGCCGTATCGCCACGACATGGGCGGCCATTGCGGATCGGGGGCTCTTCGGGATTTGACCGAATGGGCCGGGATCCGTTGGAGTGATGACACCCCGGACGAAGGCATCGTGTTTGCTCTCGGCGGGGCCCTCGACTTCTCGTATGTTCGCTCGGCGCACCTACGTCCACCGATCTACCTCGTTGGACGCAGCGCGGACCTCGAAGACGAATACTTGACCCGGTTGGGCGCGCGCTTCGAGTGTCGTTCGACAGACGACCCCGATCTCGGTTGGAAATGGGTGACCGAACATATCGATGCCGGTACGCCGGTCATGGTGTGGACTGACATCGCCGAATTACCCTATCTGAGAACGCGTCTGAGTATGAGCCGACACGATGTCGTGATCGTAGGGTACGACGACGACGAGGAACTCGCGTTCGTGGTTGATAACGATCGCGATACACCTCAAGCCGTGCCTTACGAGAATCTACGGAAGGCGCGGGCATCGACGGGATTTCCCGTCCCCACGCGGCACACCACCTACGTGGTCGAGTGGCCCGGCGCCGCACCAGATCTCGGCAATGCTGCCCGGTCGGCCTTCCGTAGGTCCGCGGACGCGATGCAGGGTTCGTTTGTGAGCGCGCCGATCACCGAGGGCTCCGATTGTGAGATTCAGGTGCGTGGATTATCAGGGGTATCGACCTTTGTGGAGGACCTCAAGCGGTGGCCGGAGATCTTTGACGACGACACCCTCGACGGTGCCTTGTTTGCGCTGAGCGCCTTCATCGAAAAGGCTGGAACCGGAGGCGGTCTGTTCCGAGATCTGCAGGCACGTGGATGTCGACGCATCGCTGAAGAGTTGAGTTTCGAACCTGCGTTCCGAGCAGCGGAGGCTGCGAAGACCGCATCTGAGTTGTGGACCGCTGTTGCGCACACCGCATACAAACGCGGTGCAGATCCGCGCCGGCGAGCGAGTGGCGCCGCGTCCCTCGCTGCGCAGTTGCCGCGAGCCGAACGTCGACTTGCGGAGGCGCTGAGGGAGGCAGGGAATTTACTCCTATGA
- a CDS encoding SCP2 sterol-binding domain-containing protein: MAVFADAEEVYRYLAGIFRRGLENEDLANRLAGSGVVLRIHYTDPDAVVTVDMPKKVIETGADSGVTPNVELFMSADTGNKFWLGKVNLTMAMAKGTVRAKGPVTKLIKLIPQAKNLFPEYRAILEADKRHDLLDV; the protein is encoded by the coding sequence ATGGCTGTCTTCGCTGATGCGGAAGAGGTTTACCGCTACCTCGCCGGCATCTTTCGACGAGGTTTGGAGAACGAAGACCTTGCGAACAGACTTGCCGGGTCCGGGGTGGTGTTACGGATCCACTACACCGATCCGGACGCGGTAGTAACCGTGGATATGCCGAAGAAGGTGATAGAGACCGGCGCGGACAGTGGCGTTACACCGAATGTCGAATTGTTCATGTCCGCGGATACCGGTAACAAGTTCTGGTTGGGAAAGGTGAACTTGACCATGGCGATGGCCAAAGGAACTGTACGAGCGAAAGGTCCTGTCACGAAACTGATCAAGCTCATACCGCAGGCCAAAAACCTTTTTCCAGAATATCGGGCAATCCTCGAAGCCGACAAGCGTCACGACCTGCTCGATGTGTGA
- a CDS encoding acyl-CoA dehydrogenase family protein produces MSSPISPWMNAELLELRDLAAKFFSAELAPHANRFADQHHVDRELWNRAGELGLLCMSIPEEYGGGGGTFAHEAVVLEEQARIGDSSWGAGLHSGIVAHYILQYATEELRAQWLPKMASGEMIGAIAMTEPGTGSDLQSVKTKALLDGDEYVITGSKTFITNGQQADLIIVVAKTDPSQGAAGISLIAVEADRVGFRRGKVLDKIGQRGQDTSELFFDEVRVPRSHLLGQAEGQGFIQLMTQLPQERLIVAVGAVAAMELALEQTLKYTREREAFGRPVFGFQNTKFTLAEAATETRIARVFLDYCIDLHLAGQLDVQTVAMAKWWTTERAMKVLDDCMQLHGGYGYMTEYPISRLWVDQRVQKIYAGTNEVMKEIISRSL; encoded by the coding sequence ATGTCCTCACCAATCTCTCCCTGGATGAATGCCGAATTACTCGAGCTTCGTGACCTCGCTGCGAAGTTCTTCTCGGCCGAATTGGCGCCGCATGCCAATCGCTTTGCAGACCAGCACCACGTCGACCGAGAACTGTGGAACCGAGCGGGCGAGCTGGGCCTGCTCTGCATGTCTATACCTGAGGAATACGGCGGAGGCGGTGGCACTTTCGCGCACGAAGCGGTCGTGCTCGAAGAGCAGGCCCGCATCGGTGACAGCTCATGGGGCGCGGGACTGCACAGCGGAATCGTGGCCCACTACATCCTGCAGTACGCGACTGAAGAGCTGCGCGCGCAGTGGCTTCCCAAGATGGCATCCGGTGAAATGATCGGGGCGATCGCCATGACAGAACCGGGGACCGGGTCCGATCTCCAGAGCGTCAAGACAAAGGCCCTCCTTGACGGTGACGAGTACGTGATCACCGGCTCCAAGACTTTCATCACCAACGGCCAACAGGCCGACCTCATCATCGTTGTTGCCAAGACAGATCCGAGCCAGGGCGCTGCGGGCATCTCTTTGATCGCTGTCGAGGCTGACCGGGTGGGATTCCGGCGGGGCAAGGTTCTCGACAAAATCGGCCAGCGCGGCCAGGACACCTCCGAGTTGTTCTTCGATGAAGTGAGAGTTCCGCGCTCGCATCTACTGGGCCAGGCTGAGGGACAGGGCTTCATTCAGCTGATGACGCAGCTGCCACAAGAGCGACTCATCGTAGCGGTGGGGGCTGTCGCAGCGATGGAACTTGCCCTGGAGCAGACGCTCAAGTATACGCGTGAGCGGGAGGCATTTGGTCGGCCTGTCTTTGGCTTTCAGAACACCAAGTTCACGCTGGCTGAAGCCGCGACCGAAACGCGCATCGCACGAGTGTTCCTCGACTACTGCATCGACCTGCACCTTGCGGGTCAACTCGACGTGCAGACCGTCGCCATGGCGAAGTGGTGGACCACTGAGCGAGCGATGAAGGTACTCGATGACTGTATGCAGCTTCACGGCGGATATGGCTACATGACCGAGTACCCCATCTCGAGATTGTGGGTGGATCAGCGCGTGCAAAAAATCTATGCCGGCACGAACGAGGTGATGAAGGAAATCATCTCGCGTTCCCTATGA